A window of Pleuronectes platessa chromosome 20, fPlePla1.1, whole genome shotgun sequence genomic DNA:
cccccccccccccgcacgtcCCTGCTCTGtctccacaaacacaacaggtaTCTGATTCTTTGACAAAGACTGTTTTTTAATTGCAGCCCTCGTGAATTCATTTGCATGTGAGGAAGAAGAACTTTGTAAATCTCTATTTGTCCACCTGGAAAAATGTAGGTGCCTGAAGTTAATCCCCATTTTCTCTGTACTGTTTCgttgaatatatttattttgcatttccATTTTTTACAGTGAAGCTATATGTTAATGACCATCAAACCCACGTGTTACATAACTGTGCCGGAGACTCGTATTTAACTACACagtgagaggaaagaaacatgATGGAATTTAATGCACTGCCCCCAAACAGAAGCCTGTGTGTTATTTGGCAGCACGGTGGTCCAGTGGTTGGCACAGAGGGTTTGAATCCAGCAGCAGGTTAAAGGTGCGGCTTACAAGTCGTCTCCCATTGAAGTCAACTGTCCTGCACTCTGCACCAAATGCAATGTCATGCTTCCTGTGTGGGTAATAAATCCATACTGAGCACAGTGATCCTGCAGTTTGTAGTGTGACATACTGAACAGGGCGAGGATTCATTGTTAAAAAATTATACCTTCTGTCGGCCGATGTGCAcgattgtgtgcttgtgtgtggctGTGACAACAAAACAGAATTCTGGGTTTTCTGCAGGAAGAGGGAGATTCAGACGCCTCGTAGAAAAGACCTGTTTGCTTTAGTCTGGTTATAGAAACCCTCAACTAATCCAACCTCTCAACTAATATATACTAGAACAGGCTGAAGTCCTTTTTctccagcgccatcttggttctttgaagtcgccccctgctggttaaTTGACACTGAAATGGAGGTTTCAGGCCCTTCCACTGAAGTCTACGTTGATTTTTAATAATACAGTTTACGGATTGGCCTCAGCAGCACAAATAATGtcaaaatgaaacattaaagtaaaacagaaatataaatcATTATCATTAGCGATTAAATACTCTTCTACTGTCGATTTCAATATTAGTTTCAAATACTTTCAAtagtatttgtatattttattataatttaaaaaagacaagCGAAAAGATGTGTTTACGATGCTGAAAGTACTTAATGTTATGGATTCGTTAAAGCAACAATGATCCCGTCAGTGTTGTCTTCACAATTTATTCTATGAAAGACACGGTGGGCATTTTGCACATCTCTCTGTCAGGTGGTTCCATTGCTGGACAGCTCATTTCACATGAAACTCTTCAAGTCCAGTTTAATATGTGAGGGGAATTGCTCAGGCTGCTGTAACTGGTCTCCTCCCGAAGAGAAGCGCCCTTCAGAATGACATGAGAACACTTGTGGTACTTTATGGATACTTGTGAACCTTTGTCAGACGTTACAACATTAttatcacagtgtgtgtgtctgtgtgtgtgtagccgcTGCTGTCAGTCTCCTTGAGAGCAGAGTAGCTTGTGAatgacagagaagaagagtctTGTCAGGGCAGAGATGTGATTGATGGCTGATCCATCAAGCACTGGACCTCCACTCAGCCATGTATGATGTCTTCATATTATCATTGTACAGAATGAACTTACACATCCATGTCTTTACTGCATCTCACTGAGGCGCATGAGATTCTATATGTGAGCGTTATTGTATTTGTTCCCCAGGATTTCTCTCCACCGGTGTGGCTGTGTGGAAAAAGCCACCGGGAAGAACGTGAAACAAGCCGTTGCATTAAACTCCAGAATTTGCACCATTGTTCAGATGATGGTCAGTGCAGCAGTAAACACAGGGATAACAGTCCAGGGTCTATGTGAGGGGAGCCTCTTGTATGCCAgactaaaatgtcaaactgcaTCCCTGAGAATCGCCGTGCAGGCTGAAAGCCCAGAGAATAATCCAGCCTTGGGTGTGATCAGCGTGAGAGAACAAACCCGAAGTCAACACGGAGGCAGTTCAAAATACCCACGTTAGTCATGTGACGGAGGAAAAGGGGTAAAATAAAACGTGCATGGTCCCTGTACCCCTGAGTCGAAGCCTTTTCCAAGTCGAGATGCTAACGCTCTCACACCTTGTTGAATTGGATCTATTTATACCAGGCAAGGTTTGAACAGTGTGGCTATATCTGTTAGGTGTAATACGGTAATGACTAAAGTGTGAATCGCTCGTGTGCAGGGTGTGATTCAACAcgatcagattgcattgtgggtaaatgTCAGAATGGAAGTGGCAGATGGGACTTTAAGTCGATTTTTGGAGGCAGATTGCTCGAAGCAGGAAAAGTCTAATTCCCTGAATCAACAGTCACATGGTCAAATAACAACAGTGCGGCTAAACTCTTGTGTCTTCTCCTCAGCTCCTGGTTAACATCCACTAAACAACACCAACAAATAAGTCTCCATTTGCACCTGTGAGACAGCCGAGTGTCAGACTGTCACAGGACTGTCAATCTCCTGATTCTCTTTCAGCCGAGCGCTGGTGAAATACAACTTCTTGCTTCACGATAGAAGCACAAGTCAAGTCAACATAAGGCGAAGAGAATGACAACTTCTGTCTGTCAGTGAGGGAATATCTCCGAAAAACAGCTTCTGTCGGGTTGCatgagctgtggctcaggaggtaaagcGGATTGTACACTAACCAGAGAGTAGGTTTGATCCCAGGTGCCTGAAGGCTGTGCTGGCGGTGTCAGAGTGATGTATCATATATAGAGAATGTGATGTACATAGATGAGGCTCCAACACAATAGTGAAAGGCTGAATAACTTTTGGGCCAAATGCAGATCCCAGGTCAGATAAATCGCACAATGAAATCAAAAGCTGCTGAGGGTATTTGTGTCACTTTCTATTATAACTATATAAAGCTCGCCCCCAAACTTATCGAACCATTGAGTTGAATGTGTTTCATGTCCATACATCACTGAGACATATAGAGTCCTTTGTCACAAATGCATGTTTTtccaaatcaaaataataacttACATCTCCGTGGAAGCTGTACTTTCCCCTCAGTATGGATCTATAGAGCCGTGTGCGGCTGTCGTCCTCAAAGGGCATCGAACCACTCAGCACGATGTAGGCGATCACCCCGAGGGCCCACATGTCCACTGCACACGAATAGGGTCTCCTCAACAGCACCTCAGGGGCCAAGTACTCCGGTGTCCCACACGTGGTCCTCAGGGACCATGAGCGCCCGACGCTGGTTCGATCTCCCTCGTCGCTGGTGTTGCGGTCAGGAAGCTCCGGCCCTGTGCCGCCGAAAGTAGCCAGTCCAAAGTCAGTGACCAGCAGCCGGGAGTCGGCTCCGGGGTGGTAGTACAGGAGATTCTCCGGCTTCAGATCTCTGTGGGTGATGCCCAGATTGTGCAGGTATCCCACCCCGGCCAGCGCCATGCGCAGGGCCTGGGTGGCGTCCCGCTCGGTGAAGTGACCCCTGCTGACCACCCGGTCCAACAGCTCCCCGCCGGTCGCCAGCTCCAGCACCATGTAGACCCGCTGCGGGAACTGAAACACCTCCATCAGCTGGATCACATTGGCGTGGCTCACCCGCTGCAGCACCGCCAGCTCCGAGGCGCACACCTCTCGACCCCCCGGGGCCTCCACCTCCATCATCTTTATGGCGAACGGCTGGCGAGTGGCCCTGTGCTCCACTCGCACCACGCGGCTGAAGCTTCCACGACCGATCAGAGCTTTGATGTCGTACCTGACGGAGCAGAGGGGGGGGAAGATGACTCAAGGTTGAAACACACTCACGTCTCTCGGTGCAGCTGTGGCGGTGATGTATGGAAAGGGACCTGAATGCAGTGATGGCTACCACAGCAGTAAAactcacgtacacacacaaggaTTCAGATCACCAGAGAACAcagtaatattttaaataagctGAGACTAATCAGATGTGGAGGGAGGACGAGCACTTCTCCTAAACGACATCAGCTTCCCTGCCTCTCGCTGTTTTCCAGCTTTCAACCGAGTACAGTGAGGCAGTGTGAAGGCAGAACAAGACCCAGGCTCCTAAAATCAATGTCTTGCTATTACTGCTAATAAATTGTATTGCACAAAGGTTGGTGGTGGAGAATGAGAAAGCTGCTGACAGCAAAAAGGCTCCCCATGAATAATTGCAAGGCTCTTAAGACGTTTCACCTTGCATTGTGTTGCAAATGATCTAGTTGGGAATGGATTTTTAAAAGTGGCTGCTCACCGCGTTGAGATAACATCACTTGTTTACTTctcttgtttctttctttgtcccccttttctttttttttaaaaaaagcacttgaaattgaaaatacaaaatcagGTCACATCTCCAATACCAAGTTTGAATAAaacatggattttttttatgaaatagaAAACTTATTTGATATTTTAGAATAACTGCTGTTGGCAAAAAATACGATTAACAGTTTAACTGCACAATACTCTTCTGCTCTATTTCAGAAAATCCTACATCGACATGAAGAAATAGTGGATTTTGATTTAAAACTATTCTACACAAAAACAgtaaatacaagtttatatataaaaatgaccTTGCTGTGACGCGTGGATCGAACTTGTCCTTATACTTTGCAGCTTTGTCCTGTTGTCGTCCGTCCCTGAGTATCGGCTGCTGGCTGCTTGACGCCGGCTCACGACTCTTGACCCCGGTGGAAAACCAGGGCCCTCTTCGTTTCTCCGAACATTTCTTTGGCTCATCGCTGTCGTTGTGCGATTTGCTGAAGGCCACAAGCGACTGCACCACCCCGACGTAGCCCTTCTTGGACGACTCCAGCGGCACCTTGCTGTTCCCACAGCCCATCACTCAGAGGGAGCCGACCATCAGCATGGAGGGAATAACAGAAATCCTACTGCTGCTGTAGCCTGGAGCTGAATCCTACATGGTGGCAGCTTGTTTCTGCTGGATGGTGctctgagcggggggggggggggggggggggggggggtcaggtgtTGCTGCAACAGTAGCACAGACTCCTCCCTAGAGGCGGCAGGTGTGTGAAcccactctctcactcagttGTGATAAAGGGGTCAAGCAAACACACGAGTTGTTTTGAAGCCTTTGTCATGGAGCAGATTACCTCAGAGGCAACAGAGAGTGTTGGGTGGATGAGGGACCACCAACAAAGCCAGGACTCCTCACACACCTGGAACAGGACAACACAGTCCATACTTAcatgatatatatttttaaagatgtCTTTCAAATGCAGTTTGATGACAACGTGACAGCTCAGCACGTGACACTAGCATGACTCTTTAAATCAGATCGATAATAGTTAGAGAGAAACCAAACGACCTCGGACCTGCTCTCAATTCTTGGTTTTTGCTTTTCACCCGGAGACAGAGCTGCTGACAGCCTCAGTCACATTTCTATTCACTGtagaaaacactgacacacaaaccacCACCATCACATAATTGACTTCAGCATTCCTAACAGATTGCAGCTTGTGCTTCATTGTGTCAGGAACCAACACAGAAGACACGTGTGTTCAATGTGTGCTTTGTACTGTTGAGCACATACCTCCTGCATGTAAAGGTTGTGACTATATAGCACGACTTTTCCTCTATTTCCTGCATTGTGTGGCGCTGCTGTCATCGTGTGTCCACAATGTTCAGAGAAGgcaacaggaggagagagaacaaCTCGTCTCCTCGCCGGCATCCCCCCCCCGCTCATTGTCTAAAAGAGCCAAAGCTTGCAGAAACTGAAAACATGCACATATTTATTCATACGCGGCTGCGGCGAAGGAAGCCGGGTATCAACACGAGGTGAGCAGCACCTTTTTAAACACAAGTCGAGTGTTGCACACCGAGTGGAAATTATTCTTTTTCACTCGAGCATTGCTGAAATAATGTGGTTATATGAGGTTCGCATAATGAGTTCATGTTTATGAATAAATTGTGTACTTGGGGAGGTTTTTGCTTCCAAAACAAGTCATGCTATATTTGAAAAAGTGATACCTGCAGACTCGAAATGCTGCTCCTGTGACGTGTTTTAATCggagtttgtgttgctgttgtgataACACACTCCTGCTTATAATAACCTATTTACTTCCATATCTTTCTACAAATGCGTTGCTGTTGCTGCACGAGGAAAAGACACAATCTCCTGGATCATACAAAAGGCCGAGCAGACCCAGCCAACGAAAAATCTTTCAAGGAAGGAGCAGAGGTTTAATGGCTATTGTGTTATATCCCCTGACAAGAGTGGGAAACGTGTATTCATATCAAAATGTCactgatgtttttattcacCGTCTTTTCAAAAAGGTGTAAATTGTGTTGTCACACGACAGAATAAGCCGCAGCATCATCAGTCGCTCGTCTGCTGCCGGGAAACCAAAGGTGATGCTGCGCCTGttctgctgtcacacacacacacacacatacacacaaccacacacgtaTGTTTATACACACAGAAAGCAAGAGAACCCCATCACCTCATATACGCAGACACGCAGAGCCAACAGAGGATAGACATCACATCAGCACCGAGGTGGTAAATCGCCCTTCAGAAGTCTTCCTCGGGGGAGTCAGCAGTTCAGCGCTTATCGAACCACTATCTGATTACTAAAAGGCTGTCCTCGGTTATAAATGAACCTGCAACATGTGTGTGGTATTGGTAACGCCGGGGGCCTTGGGAGTCGAAGCCATTATGGGCTGCTGTGAATCAGTTAAGGCCagacgggggaggggggggggggggggggggggcagagagcaGCTGCCACTTACCAATCAGTTCATTACAGTTGTTATTGTAGTCTGAGGATGTGGTACCTGTGTGTGAGGGCGCTGGACTGCAGCCAGAGCAAACTCACAGCTCTGGACTCGAGTGGCTCACGAGCACCAGACGCCACACTTGAACTATTAAAATGTTAAGCATTAGTCGGTTGAGGTGGCATGGAGCTGATTTCTAATGAGAACTTAACTTTATAACTAGCAGGGACGATTGGCAAATATatattaaagaataaaaaaaaagctgcaccTGCATAATCCATCAGCAGTTTCCCGTTCTATCAAACTGAGACTGATATTCAGTTTTAACTGCACACTCAAAGCTTCGGGTCCCGGCTTGGCATCTTGGTTTCGATATCTCAGACGATAGTGTTCTTCCAATTATCCGGCAGCAGTTTGTGTTTGGTCCTCTCCCGTTCCAACACGATGATGATGCCCCCTGGTCCCTGGAGAAATGCTCTTCTTGCCTTAACAGCCCtgaccctcccccccccccccccattcaacaCCTCCCCTATAAAGTGGAACTACCACTGGGAGTCGGTTTTTATCAGCATCAGAGCCTAACCTTGACAATCCTTTAgtgcaggggtcttcaacgttttcaggccaaggacccccaaactgggcaagagatggagcagggaccccctaatatatatatacacagtaggggagagcggggtaatgtgggacatttttaacatttgcttccctctaggtgagctaaa
This region includes:
- the LOC128426221 gene encoding serine/threonine-protein kinase H1-like, whose translation is MGCGNSKVPLESSKKGYVGVVQSLVAFSKSHNDSDEPKKCSEKRRGPWFSTGVKSREPASSSQQPILRDGRQQDKAAKYKDKFDPRVTARYDIKALIGRGSFSRVVRVEHRATRQPFAIKMMEVEAPGGREVCASELAVLQRVSHANVIQLMEVFQFPQRVYMVLELATGGELLDRVVSRGHFTERDATQALRMALAGVGYLHNLGITHRDLKPENLLYYHPGADSRLLVTDFGLATFGGTGPELPDRNTSDEGDRTSVGRSWSLRTTCGTPEYLAPEVLLRRPYSCAVDMWALGVIAYIVLSGSMPFEDDSRTRLYRSILRGKYSFHGDPWPSVSNLAKDFIQRLLASDSAARLTADQATRHSWVVTMAVGSSTKNLHRSISQNLRQRASRSSSRCPSSTASSCHASSTEPGKADVCGK